A stretch of DNA from Anopheles ziemanni chromosome 3, idAnoZiCoDA_A2_x.2, whole genome shotgun sequence:
TATCCTCGACAGATACGCCACAGCTGGGGCTTAGGAATGGAAAATTATACCGAAAACCGGTGCAGTACAACACCACGTCAAACGTTTCGTTGTGGCCGTTGGTGAACCGAGCACCAGCTTCCGTAAGACAGGCCACATCAGACTGTTGCGTTAGGTTCGGAGGGAAGGGAAATGTCAGGGGCTCCATATGATGGCTGATTGTAACACGGTTTGCCTTTTTCGCAAGCTCGAGCGCTATATCCATCCCGGAAGGCCCGGCGCCAATCACGAGAACCGCTTTGTCTAAGGCATGAGGAAAACAGGCAGCGAGTTAAAATCTGCTCCGTTGTGCACCAGGTTCCGTAACATGCGCGCGGAAAGCTTACCTTTGTAATGGTCCGCACAACGATAGTCATGACTGTGCAGTTGTGCACCGGCAAAGTGTTCCTGCCCTTCGATTGATGGCAGGTTTGGCGTGTGATAGTGACCGTTACAGATGAACAGAAAATCGAAGCTGTACAGCTGTCGCTGATGCATGACGAGatcctccacctccaccgtcCAACGATCGTCAGCCGAAGGACTCACCGCGAGCACAAGGTGTTCAAACTTAATGTGCTTTTTGATGTTGAAACGATCGGCGTACGAGCGTAGAAAAGCGAGGATACGCTCCGAACCAATATACGAGTCCGGCTCATCCGGTATCGAAAAATCGGGATAGCCCATCACCTCCTTGGGCAGGTTGGTTCTCAACCCCCGATACATGCTGGTATGGATGGGAAGTCCATGTCGGTCCGTTCCGACCTCATCGGTGTAAATCCATGTACCCCCAATCTGGTCCATCCGCTCGAACAGTGTCACTTCACCACCTATCTCTAGTACACGGCGTGCCGCAGCTATTCCGGCCATACCTGCCCCTATGATGCAGTAGCGCATGGTCACTTTTACTAACTTTACTAAACTTCGACACCAATTGGTAACACCCGCGAACTCAGGCAAGTCGGCCTTACTGTAGTGGCTTCTACCAGAGTGATACATTTATACCGCCTCTACTTTTCACAACATATTCAGTGCCCCAGATGCAGCAGGTGCAACCGATGCATTCTCACTCTCGCGACTGCCCTCCATAATGGAGTCAATTGAAACGTGAAATCAATTGATAACGGGTGTAGCGTGGGTTTCGTTGTTGTCGTTTCTTGTCTATTGCTAACTCGGTCATTCGCGAGGCGGAGGCAGCGTACGCTAACACAATGGAAGGGTAAGGACACTAGGCGAACGACCGCGAATAATATGAACAATACAACAGTTGTTCATGAAGGTGAAATGGTCTATAGCACATACAGAAAGCAAGGATCTAGAATTAAAGGTTGAGTATTAGTGTACAAAATCATCAGATTAACATCGTTAGCAAGTCGTAGATTACAAAGCACTTTATTCGAAACCCTTTCGGTCATTTCTGTCCCATGAAGGAGACTAGGCTTGTTCCTTTGTCAAGTCCTCTCACGAACAGGTTCCAcctcggttgggattcaaacccacgccgtcaaggGGTTCATAGGCTGATTTTCTAACAGGACGGGATTCCATTGAATCAAATAAAGAACTGCTTCATACATtaacgaaacattttgttttaaataatacaGGATTCCCCCATTACGCGCGCTTTGCGGGTTATCTGTGGTATTTCCCGGatgtttttggttgtttttacaGTCGCATGCTCGTTTTGACATTCAGttaagaagaaaataatgaatgaaaactaaattcaatcaaatttacTGGCTGTGGTTTTCTGAGAAAACAACTCGTTTCCTTCGTCTTACAGCTCCAGTTTGGAAACCAATCTTATCTAAAAAAGTGATTGTTTCTACGaaccatacaactttgccttgTCCAGTAAACTTCTATACCAAGCGTTGAGTTGTACCGTTTTGTTGCCCTTTTGATAATGTTTCGGTGTATCCTTTATCGCGGGTTATTTGAGGCCATTCCGGTTTTTTAACTATCGCACAaccggatggaaaacaaaatttaattaaatttacatgtCTCTGGTATCACATCTCAGAACACAACGGACAAAGCTGTGCCAACTGCTAAATTATATATTTCGTAGACATGGGGAACCCTCAGCCAGGATTTCAATCCCTATTATCTAAAAAAGCGATTAACGCTTCTACGAACCTTATAATTTAGCATTTTTAGTAAACTGCTTTGCCATGTGTTGATTTGCACCATTTTGTTGTcgttttgaacaattttcaattttaacaaaatttaattcaatttatagGATCTATTACATTGcagaaaacaatacaaaatgtgactgaaaaattatttcattgaGACCTTTTCTACTGCAACTTAAGTTTtcaatattaattttattaaaaaaggtaATTTCTTTGCCAAGTTTACTGTTCATTTGTATTTTCGCATGGAGTCTATGtgatatataaaaataaaattcatacATTGCCCATGTTTGTTGTGATCATCATTCCGCTTCTAGCTCTCTTTGCGTattgcaaattaaaatgaCTTCACCTTTTTCCGCCAATAATGCGCtaattattaataaaatattgaaattattaatttcactgagttttgataaaattatcaaaacaatACTACGTTGAGTTGtgtaaaaatgagaaaaaaataaaatcgagaaCAATGTTGCAAGGtagtttttacattttttgctAGTATATCGTAGTGTGTATCGAGTTGTGACAGACTTGAGTTGTGGTAATTATATATTACTCCAGTGGCAAACATAGctgaatatttgaaaaatgaataatgtaatttaaaaGTAGGTATTTGAATTCGAATAaaaattgattcatttatGGTCCACCAATACTTTAATTCCATTGCGATGATTATTTGTCCTGCGTTAAAACATTATATTAAACTTCTTATGGATGTTCAATATTCTTTGGGAGATTCTACCTTCTCAAATGACAAAATTTAATACATAGGAAAATGTGTATTACACTTGAAAAAAATGATTGCAGTAAAAGTTGGGAGCTTTAGTATATAAAACATTCAGAAAGACATGATTGGTTACTTGCTTCGTTTTTTAGATGAATGAATCAAtaaatgagagattcatgaatcccaaagattaACTGATGTTAAACAAAATAGGAAAAGAGGCCCctctttgatttttgttttcgcttgaTCCCCGTCAATGAAACAATCAAGAAGAGTCATGATGATTCCTTGAGGATTCAAAAGATTTTTCTATGATtcaaatcccaaaagattcattaatcaatcAATATGAATGAATTTCTCGTCTAAAGActcataaggcacaacactagatGTAACATCAAGgtataaataaatcacaaTAAAGTGGTACAATATTTCCTCTAGTGGTACTATGGGCGCTCCCTGAAGAGAGTTACTGTGGCCGTAAGACTGTGTACCATAgattggtggttttttttttttttttttatgtggcacgacatcccctagtgggacaaggcctctctccgaagagagtttgtgtgaccgaaagacggtatattatagattgGTGGttagccgttcgtaatacccgGGGGTGCCacactcgagattcgatcccgcACCTCTAGCGTGGTGTTTCTTCGCGCTATCACTGCGCCATGGGCAACCCcaaatttatatatttaacATAAGCATAACATAAATATAGAAAGTATAGAAAATACTTATGGTAATTTTAATGTAGGAAGGGTAATTCTCTGTTTTAACTTTATTCCTAAGTCCATTCAACATACTAGCACAGAACAATTGGATACCAGATGTTTACAATCCGATTCGGGCCGGTGTTCGCCTTGGTGTGGCTCCCGGTGTAACGATCTCTTGCTTTATCGTGAATTTGAGCTTCTCCTCGTCATGTTTACGCTGCTCCATTTGCTGCTGCGCCTCGCGCATCTGTACTTCCATCGCGTTCTGATGCTCGACAGCCTGGCGACGTTTGTCGCGACCGCTTTTGCCCGTTTCCTTCACCGAAAAGAACATCGGACCCAGCTCGGCCAACCAGTAACCGTcgacagcagttgcacactgCATGTACTCCTTCGCCGTCATGATCAGCTCATGGTACACGACGTAGTCCGGAGTGGTACCGAGCCCGTACAGTGCAGAGGTGGGATGCAGATGGCAAGGCATACCCGTCCGCAAATTTACGTACTCTCCGATGCCCTTCAGGCGTGCAGCTGGTAGAAATACGCCGAACAAATACACTTCCGCACCACATCCCAATCCGTGCCGCACGATTTCAGCGTTAGCCTTTGCTGTTTCAGATTAACATCGTTAGCAAGTCGTAGATTACAAAGCACTTTATTCGAAACCCTTTCGGTCATTTCTGTCCCATGAAGGAGACTAGGCTTGTTCCTTTGTCAAGTCCTCTCACGAACAGGTTCCAcctcggttgggattcaaacccacgccgtcaaggGGTTCATAGGCTGATTTTCTAACAGGACGGGATTCCATTGAATCAAATAAAGAACTGCTTCATACATtaacgaaacattttgttttaaataatacaGGATTCCCCCATTACGCGCGCTTTGCGGGTTATCTGTGGTATTTCCCGGatgtttttggttgtttttacaGTCGCATGCTCGTTTTGACATTCAGttaagaagaaaataatgaa
This window harbors:
- the LOC131285118 gene encoding senecionine N-oxygenase-like; amino-acid sequence: MRYCIIGAGMAGIAAARRVLEIGGEVTLFERMDQIGGTWIYTDEVGTDRHGLPIHTSMYRGLRTNLPKEVMGYPDFSIPDEPDSYIGSERILAFLRSYADRFNIKKHIKFEHLVLAVSPSADDRWTVEVEDLVMHQRQLYSFDFLFICNGHYHTPNLPSIEGQEHFAGAQLHSHDYRCADHYKDKAVLVIGAGPSGMDIALELAKKANRVTISHHMEPLTFPFPPNLTQQSDVACLTEAGARFTNGHNETFDVVLYCTGFRYNFPFLSPSCGVSVEDNHVQPLYKHCININRPTMAFIGLPFYVCAAQMMDLQVRFCLKYFTGSRHLPTGKDMLDDMRREMEDRWRRGYRKRHAHMMGPEQGQYYADLARTADIEPIAPVMTKLHNESSQRFVDDLIHFRGDVFRIIDDEHFEYVKG